A stretch of DNA from Gimesia chilikensis:
CATAGAGCTCCAGGAACCGGGGGTGGTCCATCTCCTCGTAGGTCAGCTCAGAAGGTCCCGTTGTTTTGGCTTCCGCAATTTCCTCCAGCAGACGCGGATCCATGTCCTGCAGTATCGCATAGGCGACTTCGCATCCCGCGCAGCAGAATTCCGGTCCGGAGCTGTGCTGACGCGATGCGGGGATTGGCAGAGCACAGTGAATGCAGGTGCCCTGCCCGCTCGACTGCGCTGTTTCGCCTCCGTCGATCTCATCGATCACCGGCGTGCGTTCGGGTTGGGAACGGGGACTGTTAATCGGATTCACCTCGGCGGCAACAGGGGAGCGGTTGTTCTTTGAGCTGCTCTAATTGTTCTGTCTGAGAAGGCGCTTCCAGCTGTTTGTGAAGCGTTCCCATGTCAGCCTGCGCCCGCACGCCCATTGTAAAGATGCCACTGACAATCAACAGGCTGGCGATTAATGTGTTGCCCAGGGTGTTCCATTTCCGTGGAAACCAGCGACTGGCCAGACTGGCGAGCGACAGCGCCGGAATGGTACCCAGCCAGAAGGCGACCATCGTCAGTCCGCCGAGCAGCGGTGTGCGGGCACTGACCGCCAGGAGCAGAAACGCGTATAACCAGCCACAGGGAAGGCAGGCCGTCATCAGGCCGATGGACAGTGGTCGCAATCCGTGCGGCAATTGATGCACGCGTTTAACGAACTTCGCAAACACCCGGCCCACGCGCGCCGTACCAAAATGGGGAATACTGCCGGTTCGGTAGATCGTCACCAGTGAAAACAGGCCAAACAGAATCATACCGGCACCGGTTACCAGCGCCGCTGCCTGTTGCAGACCAGCCAGTTGACCGCCCGATTCCATCAGCCAGCCCAGGCTGCCTGCCGCGAGGCCCAGTAGTGCATATCCCAGCAGTCGCCCACCGTGATAACAGCTTTCATAAATCAGGGACGACCACGATCCTGATTCAGGGGAGCGATTCGTCGCCAGCAGCATCAATGGTCCACACATGCCGACACAATGTCCGCTGCCGGCTATGCTGGCGACGAAGATGGTCGCCAGGAGTGGAATGATGGTCTGCAGGTCTGACATACTTTGTCCCGCACTTCGGTTAAAGTTGGTGATTTCTTGCTTGGCTGGCAGGTGTGGCTGCTACGGCCTGAAATTCTCCCGAATCTTTCAGCCGAAACTGTTTCTTCTCCTGGAAATGACGAGTGTCCCCGGCGGTCTTCAATGAGAGTTCCCACAGTCCGGAACGCTGCAGCGGCGCGACGGCCGTGTAGTTGCCGGGCCCCTGTTCTTTAAAATGGAGCTTGAAGACGTCGCCGCCTCGTGCGTGGTGAAAAATTTCTCCACTCAGCTGACAGCCGCTGACCGGCTTGCCGTCTGGTCCTGCCAGCTGGATGGTCAGCAGCCGTTCTCCCATCAGTCCCTGCGGTTTACCCAGGTCAAGACGCGTTGTCCAGCCCAAAGCATCACTGGCTGCCTGGCGTTCCCGCTGTTGATCCCAGGAGATGGCCTGTTCGTAGTATCCTTCGACAATCACATTCGAAGGATCGCTGGTCGCCAGGAACACAGCAACGCCCGAGAGCACGATCTGCAGACCGAGGAAACCCAAGATAACGCCGCCCCACTTCCAGCGGGCCAGGGTTTCTGCGGACTCGTCATTCTCAATGTTTTCGGGTTCGTTGGTTACGGGCCGAGAATCTGACATGTGACCCTCCTTTCATCTGCCTGGTTCTGTGACTGAATCGAGAGCTCAACTTCCCGCAAGCCTGCGACAAATGATTTGCGCGGCGCCGATACCAGCATGGGAATCGTCTTGGTTTCCCGGGCTTTGAGATCGGGAGAGCCGATCAGTTCCATCGTGACATCAGGGGCATCGAGTACTTTGATAGTGTATTCATCCGGCTGATCCGTGCGGTTGACCAGCTTCAACTGCAGGTTGTTTTCAACCTGATCATCTTCAGTCACGATAAACGGATTGCCATAATTACGCATGATCGTGATATCGAACGATTTCTTATTCAGCAGTGTGATGGTAAACGCAGAGACCGACAACAGCAGCAGTAAAGGATAGATGATCACGCGCGGCCGCAGTTTCTTTGTCGGCTGGCCGTCGATTTCATCCTGGCAGGAATAGCGGACCAGGCCCAGCGGGCGATCGACTTTAACCATGATTTCGTCACAGGCATCCATACACTGCGTGCAGTGCAGACATTCCATCTGCAGACCATCGCGAATATCAATGCCGGTAGGACAGGCCTGCACGCACTGGCCACAGTCGATACAGTCCCCCTTGGGTGTCGGATCCGTTTTGCTGATTTTACCCCGAGGTTCGCCCCGCTGGGGATCGTAACTGACAATCAACGAACGTCGGTCCAGCAGAACCGATTGAAAACGTCCATAGGGACAGGCGATGGTGCAGAGCTGCTCGCGGAAAAACGAGAAGTTAAACATCATCAGAACAACCGTAGAGGTCATCACCAGGAACCCGGTCGGATGCGTAAACGGCGACTGTCGCACCCAGTGCTGCAGTTCACTCACGCTGACGAAATAGGCCAGGAACGTATGCGCTAATATCATGGAGATAATCAGGTACGCACCATACATCATCACCCGTCGGATCAGTGGAACCGGTTTTCGAGGCTTGCCGCCATGACCGGTGGTGCCACAGAATAGACGTTCGATGGGACGGTAAACGAATTCCAGGTAAATCGTCTGGGGACAGGCCCAGCCACACCACACCCGGCCAAACAGTGCCGTCAGCAGGAAGATTGACAGGAAGACCGAGATCATGAAAAAGGCGAGCAACAACGTATCGGTCGGCAGAAACGTAAACCCGAAAATTGTAAATTCCCGTCGGGTGATATTCAGAAAGATCGCCGGCCGCGAATTAACCTGCAGATGAGGCAGGACGATGAACAGCACGATCAGGAAGTAGCCGACAATCCGCCGCCGATTCCAGAACTTCCCCTTGAACAGGCGGGGATACATCCAGCGACGTGAACCGTCTTTCTCCAGCGTGGATAAAACGTGTTCTTCAGGTTCCAGGACTTGGTCACTCATCGGGGTTCACCATATCACATTCTTTTAAAACTTCTCAAGACTCCGGCTGTTTCTTGGCGGCGTCCTGCTCCGCCTTAGGGGCAGATTCAGTATCAGACTTCCCCTCCGCGGCAGCGGGCGCTTGCCAGGGGCCGATTTTTTTGGCATTCGGTTCAGGTGGCTTCCCGGTGCCTTCCGGTAGAGACCCCTGCAGACTGGCCACATAGGCGGCGACCAGCACGATTTCATTGGGATGCAGGCGATTTCCCCAGGCAGGCATCGCCTGACCGTTGGCCCCCTTCTCGACGACCGTGGCGATGTCACCGATCTCTTTGACGTGAATCCAGTAATCATCGGTCAGGTTAGGGCCGACTTTCCCTTCGGCTTTTTCAGCATGGCAGGCCACGCAGTGCATCTGAAACACACTTTCGCCCACCTTGAGCCATTTCGGGTCATCCTTGTATTTATAGACTGTCGCTGAATTCAGCTGCAGTTCACCGATTTCTGCGAACTGCAGCCGCAGGTTGTCGGCGACTTCTTCTTTATACTGATCGTAGATCGACCGACCGGGAACGCCGGATTCATAGTAGAGCCAGTAGGGAAACGCAAAAAAGATGCATCCCCAGAACAGCATGATCCACCAGCCCGGCATCGGGTTATCGTATTCCTGAATTCCGTCATAGTTATGTGTGGTTAACTGGTCTTTTTCAGACATCATTGTCTCCGAATCTGGTTAGTCGTCCGAAAGCGGAATTTCTGATTGATGTTTAATCTCTGCTTTACTGGTCAGCGCGACCTTGATACCCACCAGGGCAAACGCGACCAGGAACAGCACGAGTGCGATTTCGGCGCAGAAATCATAATTTAACAGACGCATGACTTCTTTGATCATGATAATTACCTCGTTGACGCTGGTTCTGCCCGGGCGGTCTTATTATCGGCCGCAGGCGCGGGTTCAGCGGATGGATTCGGGGATTTCGGAGTCTTGAACAGGTCCGTTCCCAGTCGTTGCAGGTAGGCGATCAGCGCGACGACCTGTTTGTCTTCCAGTCCCGAGGGCCCTTTCTGACGTTCAATGTCATCCGCGATTGCTTTCGCCTGTTTCTTCGCGAGTGCGATGGAATCGTTCAAGGCGGCTTTGTCATAAGGAGCTCCCAGGTAGGAAGCGGCCCAGACACGGTCCGGAATCGTCTTGAAGTTCAACTTGCGTTTTTCCAGCCACGGATAAGGAGGCATGATCGAACCTTTGGTCATCTTTTCCGGATCACGGAAGTGAATCAGATGCCAGAGGTTGGACTGCTTGCCCCCTTCGCGTGCCAGGTCGGGACCGATGCGACGCGAACCCCACTGGAACGGATGGTCGTAAACGAATTCACCCGGTTTGGAATATTCACCATACCGCTTGGTCTCTGCCAGCATGGGACGAATCATCTGCGAATGACAGTTGTAACAACCTTCCGCGACGTAGATGTCCCGTCCGGCTAACTCCAGTGGTGTGTAAGGTGTCACCGTTGCGATGGTCGGCACGTTGGACCGGATCAGGAAGGTCGGAATGATTTCGAACAGCGATGCAGCTACCACAGCGATGATCACCCAGATGGTCATCAGGCGGGGGAGACGTTCCCAGCGACGGTGCCACGCGAGTTGCTCGAACACATCCAGCTTCTTGGCCACCTCCAGCACGCCCGACAGTCGAGACTGGGGAGCCGGATCGTCATCGTAATGCGGTTCCAGCGCGGGAGCGTAATGTTCAACTTCTTCGTAGTTCGCAGGACGTCTTTTCCAGGTCTGAAAGAAGTTGTAGCTCAGCAGCAGTGCCCCGGAGAGATAAACCACCCCGCCGACTGCGCGGATCAGGTATAACGGAATCAGCACGCGAACCGTTTCCACGAAGTTAGGATAAGCCAGCTGACCGGTATCGGTGATGGCCCGCCACATCAGTCCCTGCGTCAGCCCCGCAAC
This window harbors:
- a CDS encoding sulfite exporter TauE/SafE family protein, producing MSDLQTIIPLLATIFVASIAGSGHCVGMCGPLMLLATNRSPESGSWSSLIYESCYHGGRLLGYALLGLAAGSLGWLMESGGQLAGLQQAAALVTGAGMILFGLFSLVTIYRTGSIPHFGTARVGRVFAKFVKRVHQLPHGLRPLSIGLMTACLPCGWLYAFLLLAVSARTPLLGGLTMVAFWLGTIPALSLASLASRWFPRKWNTLGNTLIASLLIVSGIFTMGVRAQADMGTLHKQLEAPSQTEQLEQLKEQPLPCCRRGESD
- a CDS encoding FixH family protein, with translation MSDSRPVTNEPENIENDESAETLARWKWGGVILGFLGLQIVLSGVAVFLATSDPSNVIVEGYYEQAISWDQQRERQAASDALGWTTRLDLGKPQGLMGERLLTIQLAGPDGKPVSGCQLSGEIFHHARGGDVFKLHFKEQGPGNYTAVAPLQRSGLWELSLKTAGDTRHFQEKKQFRLKDSGEFQAVAATPASQARNHQL
- the ccoG gene encoding cytochrome c oxidase accessory protein CcoG; its protein translation is MSDQVLEPEEHVLSTLEKDGSRRWMYPRLFKGKFWNRRRIVGYFLIVLFIVLPHLQVNSRPAIFLNITRREFTIFGFTFLPTDTLLLAFFMISVFLSIFLLTALFGRVWCGWACPQTIYLEFVYRPIERLFCGTTGHGGKPRKPVPLIRRVMMYGAYLIISMILAHTFLAYFVSVSELQHWVRQSPFTHPTGFLVMTSTVVLMMFNFSFFREQLCTIACPYGRFQSVLLDRRSLIVSYDPQRGEPRGKISKTDPTPKGDCIDCGQCVQACPTGIDIRDGLQMECLHCTQCMDACDEIMVKVDRPLGLVRYSCQDEIDGQPTKKLRPRVIIYPLLLLLSVSAFTITLLNKKSFDITIMRNYGNPFIVTEDDQVENNLQLKLVNRTDQPDEYTIKVLDAPDVTMELIGSPDLKARETKTIPMLVSAPRKSFVAGLREVELSIQSQNQADERRVTCQILGP
- a CDS encoding cbb3-type cytochrome c oxidase N-terminal domain-containing protein is translated as MMSEKDQLTTHNYDGIQEYDNPMPGWWIMLFWGCIFFAFPYWLYYESGVPGRSIYDQYKEEVADNLRLQFAEIGELQLNSATVYKYKDDPKWLKVGESVFQMHCVACHAEKAEGKVGPNLTDDYWIHVKEIGDIATVVEKGANGQAMPAWGNRLHPNEIVLVAAYVASLQGSLPEGTGKPPEPNAKKIGPWQAPAAAEGKSDTESAPKAEQDAAKKQPES